The following proteins come from a genomic window of Nicotiana tomentosiformis chromosome 12, ASM39032v3, whole genome shotgun sequence:
- the LOC138903178 gene encoding uncharacterized protein has translation MYFPDEDVSFVGEDITEAYDGWRIFFDGAANFKGVGIRDVLVSEIGQHYPVSTKLRFPCTNNMAEYEACILGLRLAIDMNVQDLLVIGDSDLLVYQVLGECPTKNTKIFSYLHYVQELIKRFTKIEFKHVLRIQNELADVLSTLYSMIQHPYKNFIDPIPIGIHKKPSYCAHVEEEIDGNPWFHDIKEYLAKGEYPEHVTHTQKRTLRRLASNFFQSGGILYRRTPDVGLLWCVDAKEASRLLKEVHAGTCGPHMNGFVLAKKILRARYIWMTIETGCIKYV, from the coding sequence atgtattttcctgaCGAGGATGTgtcatttgtaggagaagatatcaccgaggcatatgatggttggaggatattcttcgacggagcagcaaacttcaaaggagtaggtatcaGAGATGTCTTAGTATCGGAAATTGgccaacattatccggtatccacaaaactcaggtttccatgcaccaacaatatggcggagtatgaggcctgcatcttgggacttaggttggccattgacatgaatgttcaggatctgctggtaatcggagattcgGATCTTTTGGTGTACCAGGTTCTAGGGGAATGTCCTacgaagaacaccaaaatattttcATATTTGCATTATGTACAAGaactgatcaagaggttcacaaagatagaattcaaacatgttctgaGGATTCAGAATGAGCTTGCAGATGTGTTATCCACTTTGtattccatgatacaacacccatataagaatttcatcgatcctatcccaataggaattcataagaagccatcttattgtgctcatgttgaggAAGAGATTGACGGAAATccgtggttccacgacatcaaggaatactTGGCAAAGGGAGAATATCCAGAGCACGTTACCCATACTCAGAAACGCACGCTTCGAAGATTAGCCAGCaatttctttcaaagcggaggaattctgtatagaaggactcctgatgTGGGATTGCTATGGTGTGTCGATGCCAAAGAGGCATCCAGATTGCTCAAGGAAGTACATGCCGGAacctgcggaccacacatgaatggttttgttttggccaagaaaatactaagagcaAGGTATATCTGGATGACTATAGAAACAGGTTGCATCAAGTATGTTtag
- the LOC138903177 gene encoding uncharacterized protein — MVDNYKQWHEKLLFSLLGYRTIVCTSTGTTPYLLVYGTKAIISAEVEIPSLRIIQEAELSDAEWVQSRYEQLALIDGKRMNAVCYVSTLPEQNGKIFQQKGQVKAIHTGAIGVKMNVPASG, encoded by the coding sequence atggtggacaattacaaacaatggcatgagaagctTCTATTTTCTttacttggatatcgtaccatAGTTTGCACATCAACTGGGACAACTCCCTACCTACTGGTTTATGGTACTAAAGCCATTATTTCCGCCGAAgtggaaattccttctttaagaatcatacaagaagctgagctcagcGATGCGGAATGGGTACAAAGccggtatgaacaactagctctcattgatgggaaaagaatgaatgcagtatgtTACgtgtcaactctaccagaacagaatggcaagatctttcaacaaaaaggtcaggtcaaggcaattcacacTGGGGCAATTGGTGTTAAAATGAATGTTCCcgcatcaggatga
- the LOC104097158 gene encoding uncharacterized protein At5g39865, with protein MGCSASRSYDFVTTDPQNPWNCSSSSNSQQSPYSYSDSSSTPVSRTLSLPTPLVHHPAMCKGDTNHLVSLTSTTYGSLVLIDTPIPNPNPNPNFHGGNFKNPTTQMIKSLNGTDPQDPLSPDSVINTWELMEGLDDFDFHIVQSKIESPRKLKTNSLYIQNELDTSELEKSYEFVEHSDSKPLWKHLSEEQLLAKMDPNVASSYRQALSSKRFGYKESEDCPKPEIVSSVELESSNASLLSSLLPNNDFHLKGTEDKIVLYFTSLRGIRKTYEECCTVRMIFRGFRVCVDERDVSMDASYRKELQSVLEGKTVSLPQVFIRGKYIGGAEEIKQLHEAGELANLVEGFAVKHSGFVCESCGDARFVPCPNCSGSRKVFEEEEGKLRRCLNCNENGLIRCPGCYP; from the coding sequence ATGGGTTGTTCTGCTTCTCGTTCCTATGACTTTGTCACAACAGATCCACAAAACCCATGGAATTGTTCATCTTCTTCAAATTCACAACAGTCTCCATATTCCTACTCAGATTCATCTTCAACTCCAGTTTCAAGAACACTCTCTCTCCCTACTCCTTTGGTTCACCATCCTGCTATGTGCAAAGGTGACACCAATCATTTGGTTTCACTTACTTCTACCACCTATGGTTCACTTGTCTTAATTGATACCCCAATTCCAAACCCTAACCCTAACCCTAATTTCCATGGTGGGAATTTCAAGAACCCTACTACCCAGATGATAAAATCCCTAAATGGGACTGACCCACAAGACCCTTTATCCCCTGATTCAGTAATCAACACTTGGGAGCTCATGGAAGGACTTGATGACTTTGATTTCCATATTGTGCAGTCCAAGATTGAGTCCCCTAGAAAGCTCAAAACCAACAGTCTTTATATCCAAAATGAATTAGATACAAGTGAGTTGGAAAAATCCTATGAATTTGTTGAGCACTCGGATTCGAAGCCATTATGGAAGCATTTGTCTGAGGAACAATTGCTTGCTAAAATGGACCCTAATGTAGCTTCAAGTTATAGACAAGCACTTTCTTCCAAAAGATTTGGGTATAAAGAGTCAGAAGATTGTCCAAAGCCCGAAATTGTTAGTTCGGTAGAGTTAGAGTCGAGTAATGCAAGTTTATTGAGCTCATTGTTGCCCAATAATGATTTCCATTTAAAGGGTACAGAGGACAAGATTGTTCTGTATTTTACTAGTTTAAGAGGAATCAGGAAGACTTATGAAGAATGCTGCACTGTGCGAATGATCTTTAGAGGATTTCGGGTATGTGTAGACGAAAGGGATGTATCTATGGATGCATCATATAGAAAAGAGTTGCAAAGCGTTTTGGAAGGCAAAACAGTTAGCTTGCCTCAGGTGTTCATTAGAGGGAAGTACATTGGCGGTGCGGAAGAGATTAAGCAACTTCATGAGGCCGGAGAACTGGCTAATCTTGTGGAAGGGTTTGCAGTTAAGCATTCTGGTTTTGTTTGTGAAAGCTGTGGCGATGCAAGGTTTGTACCCTGCCCAAATTGCAGTGGGAGTCGAAAAGTATTTGAAGAGGAGGAAGGGAAATTGAGGAGGTGCCTGAATTGTAATGAAAATGGATTGATTCGATGCCCTGGCTGTTACCCGTGA